The Chitinophaga parva genomic sequence AAACTCCCCCCGCCGCTATTCAGCTGTTTGAAGCTGCCAAATTGCAAGGTGGTTCCAAGGAACCTAACCGTACTAAGGTAGGTAAGGTGACCTGGGCTCAGGTAGAAGCTATTGCTAAGGACAAGATGCCCGACCTGAACTGCTTTACCCTGGAAAGCGCCATGAAAATGGTAGCTGGTACTGCACGTTCTATGGGTGTTACTGTAGAAGGTAAAGCTCCCTGGGAAAACTAATTTGCAACCCTGGCAACAGGTAAACTACTCAAAACGCTAGAAAAATGGCAACGAAAAAAAGAAAAGTAGCAGACTCCAAGGTTGAGAAGAACAAGATCTACTCCCTGAAAGA encodes the following:
- the rplK gene encoding 50S ribosomal protein L11, producing the protein MAKEIATYVKLQVKGGQANPAPPIGPALGSKGVNIMEFCKQFNARTQDKIGKVLPVLLTVYTDKSFDFVIKTPPAAIQLFEAAKLQGGSKEPNRTKVGKVTWAQVEAIAKDKMPDLNCFTLESAMKMVAGTARSMGVTVEGKAPWEN